A part of Agromyces protaetiae genomic DNA contains:
- a CDS encoding DNA repair helicase XPB has protein sequence MSDGPLIVQSDRTVLLEVANPLAEDARHDLAVFAELERAPEHVHTYRITRLGLWNARAAGHTAEDMLGTLEKYAKFPVPQTVSVDMRETVARYGRLVVDRTDDGALRLRSDDIAVLTEVANAKRIAPFLAERIDDESFLVAPWARGALKQELVKLGWPAEDLAGYTPGTPHDIDLDQSGWQLRGYQQQAVDNFFDGGSGVVVLPCGAGKTLVGAGAMATAKTTTLILVTNTVSARQWRDELLKRTSLTPEEIGEYSGQVKEIKPVTIATYQILTAKRKGEYAHLSLLDALDWGLIVYDEVHLLPAPVFKLTAELQARRRLGLTATLVREDGREGDVFSLIGPKRFDAPWKEIEAQGFISPAACYEVRIDLPQSERLQYAASADDERYRLAATAPAKLGVVKQLVERHAGERILVIGQYLDQIDELAEALDAPQLTGATPVDERERLFQEFRDGRTPVLVVSKVANFSVDLPEATVAIQVSGSFGSRQEEAQRLGRLLRPKESGLSANFYTLVSRDTVDQDFAQNRQRFLAEQGYSYTILDAHALEPVA, from the coding sequence ATGTCAGACGGCCCCCTGATCGTGCAGAGCGACCGCACCGTGCTGCTCGAGGTCGCGAATCCCCTTGCCGAGGATGCGCGCCACGACCTCGCGGTGTTCGCCGAGCTCGAGCGCGCACCCGAACACGTCCACACGTACCGCATCACGCGCCTCGGGCTGTGGAACGCCCGCGCCGCCGGCCACACCGCAGAAGACATGCTCGGCACGCTCGAGAAGTACGCGAAGTTCCCCGTGCCGCAGACGGTGTCGGTCGACATGCGCGAGACCGTCGCTCGCTACGGGCGGCTCGTCGTCGATCGCACCGACGACGGCGCGCTGCGCCTCCGCAGCGACGACATCGCCGTGCTCACCGAGGTCGCGAACGCCAAGCGCATCGCGCCGTTCCTCGCCGAGCGCATCGACGACGAAAGCTTCCTCGTGGCGCCGTGGGCGCGCGGCGCGTTGAAGCAGGAACTCGTGAAGCTCGGCTGGCCGGCCGAGGACCTCGCGGGCTACACGCCCGGCACGCCCCACGACATCGACCTCGATCAGAGCGGCTGGCAGCTGCGCGGCTACCAGCAGCAGGCGGTCGACAACTTCTTCGACGGCGGCTCGGGCGTCGTCGTGCTGCCGTGCGGCGCGGGCAAGACCCTCGTCGGCGCGGGCGCGATGGCGACCGCGAAGACGACGACCCTCATCCTCGTGACGAATACCGTGTCGGCCCGCCAGTGGCGCGACGAGCTGCTGAAGCGCACGAGCCTCACGCCCGAGGAGATCGGCGAGTACTCGGGCCAGGTGAAAGAGATCAAGCCCGTCACGATCGCGACGTACCAGATCCTCACGGCGAAGCGGAAGGGCGAGTACGCCCACCTGTCGCTCCTCGACGCCCTCGACTGGGGCCTCATCGTCTACGACGAGGTGCACCTGCTGCCCGCGCCCGTGTTCAAGCTCACGGCCGAGCTGCAGGCGCGCCGCCGCCTCGGCCTCACGGCGACGCTCGTGCGCGAAGACGGACGCGAGGGCGACGTGTTCTCCCTCATCGGCCCCAAGCGCTTCGACGCGCCGTGGAAGGAGATCGAGGCCCAGGGCTTCATCTCCCCGGCGGCCTGCTACGAGGTGCGCATCGACCTTCCGCAGTCCGAGCGGCTGCAGTACGCGGCATCCGCCGACGACGAGCGCTACCGCCTCGCGGCGACCGCGCCCGCGAAGCTCGGCGTCGTGAAGCAGCTCGTCGAGCGGCACGCGGGCGAGCGCATCCTCGTCATCGGACAGTACCTCGACCAGATCGACGAGCTCGCCGAAGCCCTCGATGCTCCGCAGCTCACGGGCGCGACGCCCGTCGACGAGCGCGAGCGGCTCTTCCAGGAGTTCCGCGACGGCCGCACGCCCGTGCTCGTCGTCTCGAAGGTCGCGAACTTCTCGGTCGACCTCCCCGAGGCGACGGTCGCGATCCAGGTGTCGGGCTCGTTCGGCTCGCGCCAAGAAGAGGCCCAGCGTCTCGGTCGCCTGCTGCGGCCGAAGGAGTCGGGTCTCTCGGCGAACTTCTACACCCTCGTCTCGCGCGACACCGTCGACCAGGACTTCGCGCAGAACCGGCAGCGGTTCCTCGCCGAGCAGGGGTACTCGTACACGATCCTCGACGCGCACGCGCTCGAGCCGGTGGCGTAG
- a CDS encoding helicase-associated domain-containing protein codes for MLELAARLRAMSRDELASALATREFDPAGLKDLFDLAEALLTNDSLDHVLSRLDRPHLGVLAVAATLAESEPDVGDDLLDRELKRLEASDRILADRATLVADLESKLLVVGGERREVPHAVRARLLPRLGDDLPTAAELVAPAPAALAPVDEVDRTILARLGSEAAYATVAAATELVAALGLQPARELAKGGLSLPDSKRLAEATGVELDEVPKLFRRALETGLVVRDGAYWLESDLGGAWALTSAAERWRRLAEAWRDRVPVALRELVARRTETLSATAFRDDVRWLYPAGGRWLDEGLERLRDEAAALGLSVGGEPVEAGRLVLAGELDRAAEDVASRFPTQVDRVYLQHDLSVVSPGPLEPAIDARLRSFADLEARDLASTYRVSAASVNRGLAAGESAESIRSFLSSISLTGVPQPLDYLIGEAARRFGSVRVAQAPESELPARTTIRSDDPQLVGTLEVDQALSSLALRRADEHRLLSRFAPDVVFWALSDARYPVAAEDADGRIVRLRRHRLASAPPPPPKADPIVELLDRLLAVASGPATEQAWLARQLEAAARAKETLTVTVLMPGGQTADYLLAPASVANGRLRARDRKADIERTLPLSAIAAVGPAPADLG; via the coding sequence ATGCTCGAGCTCGCCGCGAGGCTCCGCGCGATGTCGCGCGACGAGCTCGCGAGCGCGCTCGCGACGCGTGAGTTCGACCCGGCGGGTCTGAAAGACCTCTTCGACCTCGCCGAGGCGCTCCTCACGAACGACTCGCTCGACCACGTGCTGAGCAGGCTCGATCGCCCGCATCTCGGGGTGCTCGCCGTCGCTGCGACGCTCGCCGAGAGCGAGCCCGACGTCGGCGACGACCTCCTCGACCGAGAACTCAAGCGGCTCGAGGCATCCGACCGCATCCTCGCCGATCGCGCGACGCTCGTCGCCGACCTCGAATCGAAGCTGCTCGTCGTCGGGGGCGAACGCCGCGAGGTGCCGCACGCCGTGCGGGCGCGCCTGCTGCCCCGGCTCGGCGACGACCTGCCGACGGCGGCCGAACTCGTCGCCCCGGCGCCTGCCGCGCTCGCGCCCGTCGACGAAGTCGACCGCACGATCCTCGCCCGGCTCGGCTCCGAGGCGGCGTATGCGACGGTCGCGGCGGCGACCGAGCTCGTCGCGGCGCTCGGACTGCAGCCCGCGCGCGAGCTCGCGAAGGGCGGCCTGTCGCTGCCCGACTCGAAGCGGCTCGCCGAAGCGACGGGCGTCGAACTCGACGAGGTGCCCAAGCTGTTCCGCCGCGCGCTCGAGACGGGGCTCGTCGTGCGCGACGGCGCGTATTGGCTCGAATCCGACCTGGGCGGGGCGTGGGCGCTCACGTCGGCGGCCGAGCGCTGGCGGCGGCTCGCCGAGGCCTGGCGCGACCGCGTGCCCGTCGCCCTCCGCGAACTCGTCGCGCGGCGCACCGAGACGCTCTCGGCGACGGCGTTCCGCGACGACGTGCGCTGGCTCTACCCGGCGGGCGGGCGCTGGCTCGACGAGGGCCTCGAGCGGCTCCGCGACGAAGCCGCCGCCCTCGGACTGTCGGTGGGCGGCGAGCCCGTCGAGGCCGGTCGACTCGTGCTCGCGGGCGAACTCGACCGCGCCGCCGAAGACGTCGCGTCGCGGTTCCCGACCCAGGTCGACCGCGTGTACCTCCAGCACGACCTCTCGGTCGTCTCTCCGGGGCCGCTCGAACCCGCGATCGACGCACGACTGCGGTCGTTCGCCGACCTCGAGGCGCGCGACCTCGCCTCCACCTATCGCGTCAGCGCGGCATCCGTCAATCGCGGCTTGGCCGCGGGTGAATCGGCCGAGTCGATCCGCTCGTTCCTCTCGTCGATCTCGCTCACGGGCGTGCCGCAACCGCTCGACTACCTCATCGGCGAGGCCGCGAGGCGCTTCGGCAGTGTGCGCGTCGCGCAGGCGCCCGAGTCCGAGCTGCCCGCGCGCACGACGATCCGGTCCGACGACCCGCAGCTCGTCGGCACGCTCGAGGTCGATCAGGCCCTGTCCTCGCTCGCCCTCCGCCGCGCCGACGAGCACCGGCTGCTCTCGCGCTTCGCGCCCGACGTCGTGTTCTGGGCGCTCTCCGACGCGCGCTACCCGGTCGCGGCAGAAGACGCCGACGGACGCATCGTGCGGCTCCGCCGACACCGGCTCGCAAGCGCTCCCCCGCCGCCGCCCAAGGCCGACCCGATCGTCGAGCTCCTCGACCGACTGCTCGCCGTCGCGTCGGGCCCGGCGACCGAGCAGGCCTGGCTCGCCCGCCAGCTCGAAGCCGCCGCGCGCGCGAAAGAGACGCTCACGGTCACCGTGCTCATGCCCGGCGGGCAGACCGCCGACTACCTCCTCGCGCCCGCGAGCGTCGCCAACGGCAGACTCCGCGCACGCGACCGCAAGGCCGACATCGAGCGCACGCTGCCGCTCTCGGCGATCGCAGCCGTCGGGCCCGCGCCGGCAGACCTCGGCTGA
- a CDS encoding cold-shock protein, whose translation MPTGKVKFYDDDKGFGFIAADDGQEVFLHASALPAGATVRAGTRLEFGIADGKRGAQALSVRVLDAPPSLVKMHRKPADDMAIIVEDLVKVLDGVGADLRRGRYPDKAKTRTVAAVLRRVADDLDA comes from the coding sequence ATGCCCACCGGCAAGGTCAAGTTCTACGACGACGACAAGGGATTCGGCTTCATCGCCGCCGACGACGGCCAAGAGGTCTTCCTGCACGCGTCCGCCCTGCCCGCGGGCGCCACGGTCCGCGCCGGCACGCGCCTCGAGTTCGGCATCGCCGACGGCAAGCGCGGCGCGCAGGCCCTCTCGGTCCGCGTGCTCGACGCCCCGCCGAGCCTCGTGAAGATGCACCGCAAGCCCGCCGACGACATGGCGATCATCGTCGAAGACCTCGTGAAGGTGCTCGACGGCGTCGGTGCCGACCTGCGCCGCGGACGCTATCCCGACAAGGCCAAGACGCGCACGGTCGCGGCCGTGCTCCGACGCGTCGCGGACGACCTGGATGCCTGA
- a CDS encoding DUF3027 domain-containing protein, giving the protein MPEIEGVAPELEGVESETSVDLEDVTEVEAETPAEPFVADEVLLASAALAQRALLEVTPPETVGSVIGHIAEGEHVLTLLFAADLAGYRGWHWSVTIARVEDAEPTVLETELMPGDEALLAPEWVPWSERLAEYRAAQQAAAAAAAAAGEEFGEDALDDEALADEADDDADDDAEFDDEDDDAETEGDDVESDDDDEDDGFEDHDAFDAAPGEPGFDTGEVDEFGDGAYDAVGVDAFDGIDIDALDEVGDDESDDGSDDDEDHTESDG; this is encoded by the coding sequence ATGCCTGAGATCGAGGGCGTCGCACCCGAACTCGAAGGCGTCGAGTCCGAGACATCCGTCGATCTCGAAGACGTGACCGAGGTCGAAGCCGAGACGCCCGCCGAGCCGTTCGTCGCAGACGAGGTGCTCCTCGCGTCGGCCGCGCTCGCGCAGCGCGCGCTGCTCGAGGTGACCCCGCCCGAGACCGTCGGTTCCGTCATCGGCCACATCGCCGAGGGCGAGCACGTGCTCACGCTCCTCTTCGCGGCCGATCTCGCGGGCTACCGCGGCTGGCATTGGAGCGTCACGATCGCGCGCGTCGAAGACGCCGAGCCCACCGTGCTCGAGACCGAGCTCATGCCCGGCGACGAGGCGCTCCTCGCGCCCGAGTGGGTGCCGTGGTCGGAGCGCCTCGCCGAGTACCGTGCCGCGCAGCAGGCCGCGGCCGCCGCGGCCGCCGCGGCGGGCGAGGAGTTCGGGGAGGACGCGCTCGACGACGAGGCGCTCGCAGACGAAGCCGACGACGATGCCGACGACGACGCCGAGTTCGACGACGAGGACGACGACGCCGAGACCGAGGGCGACGACGTCGAGAGCGACGACGACGACGAAGACGACGGGTTCGAAGACCACGACGCGTTCGACGCGGCGCCCGGCGAGCCCGGATTCGACACGGGCGAGGTCGACGAGTTCGGCGACGGCGCGTACGACGCCGTGGGCGTCGACGCGTTCGACGGGATCGACATCGACGCGCTCGACGAGGTGGGCGACGACGAGTCCGACGACGGATCAGACGACGACGAGGATCACACCGAGTCCGACGGGTAA
- a CDS encoding DUF2530 domain-containing protein, with product MRFWLSEEERRPDPAPARADARKALFAGTILWIVALAVFWWFREPLGVAGFGWFVPASIVGVALGVAGLVVVQVRRRGAASEAEPDAADAQARDGYPSDSV from the coding sequence ATGCGCTTCTGGCTGAGCGAGGAGGAACGGCGCCCCGACCCGGCGCCGGCCCGCGCCGATGCCAGAAAAGCCCTGTTCGCGGGCACGATCCTGTGGATCGTCGCGCTCGCGGTGTTCTGGTGGTTCCGCGAACCGCTGGGCGTCGCGGGCTTCGGATGGTTCGTGCCCGCGTCGATCGTCGGCGTCGCGCTCGGCGTGGCCGGCCTCGTCGTCGTGCAGGTGCGGCGACGGGGCGCAGCCTCGGAAGCCGAGCCGGACGCCGCCGACGCGCAGGCGCGCGACGGTTACCCGTCGGACTCGGTGTGA
- the serC gene encoding phosphoserine transaminase translates to MPTLEIPSALLPADGRFGCGPSKVRPEQLAHLQAHASILGTSHRQAPVKQLVGRVRSGLSDLFSLPDGYEVVLGNGGSTAFWDAASFGLIDRRAQLCSFGEFGAKFAKAAGAPWLEAPDVRTADAGSRIAPEAVAGVDVYGWPQNETSTGVAAPVRRVAGDAGALTVLDATSAAGGILVDANEFDVYYFAPQKNFAADGGLWFALLSPAAVERIERIAASDRYIPDFLSLKQALDNSRLEQTLNTPALSTLLLMENQVDWLNESGGLAWADARTRESSQTLYEWAEASAVATPFVADPDHRSQVVVTIDFDDTVDASQVAKVLRENGVVDTEPYRKLGRNQLRVATFAAIEPADVKALTASIDYVLERLG, encoded by the coding sequence ATGCCGACGCTCGAAATCCCCAGCGCTCTCCTGCCCGCCGACGGACGTTTCGGCTGCGGCCCCTCGAAGGTCCGTCCCGAGCAGCTCGCCCACCTGCAGGCGCACGCGTCGATCCTCGGCACCTCGCACCGCCAGGCGCCCGTCAAGCAGCTCGTCGGCCGCGTGCGATCGGGGCTCTCCGACCTGTTCAGCCTGCCCGACGGCTATGAAGTCGTACTCGGCAACGGCGGCTCGACCGCCTTCTGGGACGCCGCGTCGTTCGGCCTCATCGACCGCCGCGCGCAGCTGTGCTCGTTCGGCGAGTTCGGCGCGAAGTTCGCCAAGGCCGCGGGCGCCCCCTGGCTCGAAGCCCCCGACGTGCGCACGGCCGACGCCGGCAGCCGCATCGCCCCCGAGGCCGTCGCGGGCGTCGACGTCTACGGATGGCCGCAGAACGAGACCTCGACGGGCGTCGCCGCCCCCGTGCGCCGCGTCGCGGGCGACGCGGGCGCGCTCACCGTCCTCGACGCGACGAGCGCCGCGGGCGGCATCCTCGTCGACGCGAACGAGTTCGACGTCTACTACTTCGCCCCGCAGAAGAACTTCGCCGCCGACGGCGGCCTGTGGTTCGCGCTCCTCTCCCCTGCTGCGGTCGAGCGCATCGAGCGCATCGCGGCCTCTGACCGGTACATCCCCGACTTCCTCTCGCTCAAGCAGGCGCTCGACAACTCGCGCCTCGAGCAGACGCTCAACACGCCCGCGCTGTCGACCCTCCTGCTCATGGAGAACCAGGTCGACTGGCTCAACGAGTCGGGCGGCCTCGCATGGGCCGACGCCCGCACGCGCGAGTCGTCGCAGACCCTCTACGAGTGGGCCGAGGCATCCGCCGTCGCGACGCCCTTCGTCGCCGACCCCGACCACCGTTCGCAGGTCGTCGTGACGATCGACTTCGACGACACCGTCGACGCCTCACAGGTCGCGAAGGTGCTCCGCGAGAACGGCGTCGTCGACACCGAGCCGTACCGCAAGCTCGGTCGCAACCAGCTCCGCGTCGCGACCTTCGCCGCGATCGAGCCCGCCGATGTCAAGGCCCTCACCGCGTCGATCGACTACGTGCTCGAGCGTCTCGGCTAG
- a CDS encoding metal-dependent transcriptional regulator codes for MTDLIDTTEMYLRTILDLEEEGIVPLRARISERLGHSGPTVSQTVARMERDGLVVVSGDRHLELTTSGRSKAVHVMRKHRLAERLLADVIGLEWEYVHDEACRWEHVMSEQVERRLIEILGQPTESPYGNPIPGLDELGVPAAKPFLAGVRNVVVALDETGGPVTGVIRRLAEPAQFDPELLGQFKQAGIVPGASATFTSRGAYVLVEIDGVEGALELPTEVAGHLFIGD; via the coding sequence GTGACCGATCTGATCGATACGACCGAGATGTACCTGCGCACGATCCTCGATCTCGAGGAGGAGGGCATCGTGCCCCTGCGCGCGCGGATCTCCGAGCGTCTCGGGCACTCGGGGCCGACGGTGTCGCAGACGGTCGCGCGCATGGAGCGCGACGGGCTCGTCGTCGTGTCGGGCGACCGTCACCTCGAGCTCACGACGTCGGGCCGCAGCAAGGCCGTGCACGTCATGCGCAAGCACCGTCTCGCCGAGCGGCTCCTCGCCGACGTCATCGGCCTCGAGTGGGAGTACGTCCACGACGAGGCCTGCCGGTGGGAGCACGTCATGAGCGAGCAGGTCGAGCGCCGGCTCATCGAGATCCTCGGCCAGCCCACCGAGTCTCCGTACGGCAACCCCATCCCGGGCCTCGACGAACTCGGCGTCCCTGCGGCGAAGCCCTTCCTCGCGGGCGTCCGAAACGTCGTCGTGGCGCTCGACGAGACGGGCGGCCCGGTCACGGGCGTCATCCGTCGTCTCGCCGAGCCCGCGCAGTTCGACCCCGAGCTGCTCGGCCAGTTCAAGCAGGCCGGCATCGTGCCCGGGGCATCCGCGACCTTCACCTCTCGCGGCGCCTACGTGCTGGTCGAGATCGACGGCGTCGAGGGTGCGCTCGAGCTTCCGACCGAGGTCGCAGGCCACCTCTTCATCGGCGACTGA
- a CDS encoding C40 family peptidase, with protein sequence MSGASPRTSQSLSNRIGKRNVAAAASLNAAQQPGSEVAPVAASPSATTTLASTSRLRRGGVANVAVMTMAVGIVGTLAIPAYAIAPGSNEPQFSETAQTKLTKAQAQSVDVGDDVIAAAVGTDQLSVTTGESIRQAAEAAAAAEAARVAAERAMTSYAAGYSGPSVGDFLANPPYPNFDLASVYSVATQYIGVPYVYGGATPAGFDCSGFVMYVYAQFGVGMPHSSSGQGAMGTPISQADAVPGDLVIMSGHDGFYAGNGNILHAPYEGASVRVQPIWTSSYSIVRIGI encoded by the coding sequence GTGAGCGGCGCATCCCCCAGAACGTCCCAGTCTCTCTCGAACCGCATCGGCAAGCGCAACGTCGCCGCCGCCGCTTCCCTGAACGCAGCCCAGCAGCCCGGTTCCGAGGTCGCTCCCGTCGCAGCATCGCCTTCGGCCACGACGACGCTGGCGTCGACGAGTCGTCTGCGCCGCGGCGGCGTCGCGAATGTCGCCGTCATGACGATGGCAGTCGGCATCGTCGGCACGCTCGCGATCCCCGCCTACGCGATCGCTCCCGGCTCGAACGAGCCGCAGTTCTCCGAGACGGCCCAGACGAAGCTCACGAAGGCGCAGGCGCAGTCGGTCGACGTCGGCGATGACGTCATCGCCGCAGCCGTCGGCACCGACCAGTTGAGCGTCACCACGGGCGAGTCTATCCGCCAGGCGGCCGAGGCGGCTGCCGCAGCCGAAGCCGCGCGCGTCGCGGCCGAGCGGGCCATGACGTCGTACGCGGCCGGCTACTCGGGCCCGAGCGTCGGCGACTTCCTCGCGAACCCGCCGTACCCGAACTTCGACCTCGCGAGCGTCTACAGCGTCGCGACGCAGTACATCGGCGTGCCGTACGTCTACGGCGGCGCGACGCCCGCGGGCTTCGACTGCTCGGGCTTCGTCATGTACGTGTACGCGCAGTTCGGCGTCGGCATGCCGCACTCCTCGTCGGGTCAGGGCGCCATGGGCACCCCGATCTCGCAGGCCGACGCGGTGCCCGGCGACCTCGTCATCATGTCGGGTCACGACGGCTTCTACGCCGGCAACGGCAACATCCTGCACGCGCCGTACGAGGGCGCCTCGGTGCGCGTGCAGCCGATCTGGACGAGCTCGTACTCGATCGTGCGCATCGGTATCTGA
- a CDS encoding HNH endonuclease: MRTLVLNAGYEPLAIVSFKRALLLVMHDKATVIVRDELNPVRGTSGAWERPSVIVLTRYVRPPRMHHVPVSRRGVLRRDEHRCAYCGKSAATIDHVLPRSRGGRDTWENLVACCLRCNNAKSDHTPAEMGWELRFTPRMPVDRDWVVRGFERPLPQWSEFLQAA; encoded by the coding sequence ATGCGAACGCTCGTGCTCAACGCCGGATATGAACCCCTCGCCATCGTCTCGTTCAAGCGGGCCCTGCTGCTCGTCATGCACGACAAAGCCACCGTCATCGTGAGAGACGAGCTGAATCCGGTCAGAGGCACGAGCGGCGCGTGGGAGCGGCCGAGCGTCATCGTCCTCACGCGCTACGTGCGCCCGCCGCGCATGCACCACGTGCCCGTGAGCCGCCGCGGAGTCCTCCGTCGCGACGAGCACCGCTGCGCGTACTGCGGGAAGTCGGCGGCGACGATCGACCACGTGCTGCCGCGCTCGCGCGGCGGACGCGACACGTGGGAGAACCTCGTCGCGTGCTGCCTGCGCTGCAACAACGCGAAGAGCGACCACACGCCCGCCGAGATGGGCTGGGAGCTGCGGTTCACGCCGCGCATGCCCGTCGATCGCGACTGGGTCGTGCGCGGATTCGAGCGCCCGCTGCCCCAGTGGAGCGAGTTCCTCCAGGCCGCGTGA
- a CDS encoding CHAP domain-containing protein — MSGDVTSGEQPTSRAARRAAEQAEASRRSRTKASKAQLPPVPSIPRAPRRADASGRVPAAGSASSVATTFANAAARAASGAASATKRVSDAGGATRRHARVFATILVVPAIVGTVGLPAYALVPGGAGFATSDKFSLSRSQAQDVEVSGLASAAAVASDQYDVTTKADIDKAAAEAAANERSAWAASIANNPGAYYTPAQQAAGDDYPWWNETPDDYGGGLSPLRYYYRECVDFVAWRMNRDAGVTSAPWRWDWSNLASGSAWAWADEWVSRGRQTSSEPVVGAVAWFPYNHVAYVQSVNGDGTVTIEEYNQQSDHSYHVRTIDAGSALYLYPPT, encoded by the coding sequence GTGAGCGGTGACGTGACGAGCGGCGAGCAGCCGACGAGCAGGGCAGCACGCCGCGCGGCCGAGCAGGCCGAAGCATCGCGTCGTAGTCGCACCAAGGCTTCCAAGGCGCAACTGCCGCCCGTTCCGAGCATTCCGCGGGCGCCTCGTCGGGCGGATGCCTCGGGGCGCGTGCCGGCGGCCGGTTCGGCGTCGTCCGTTGCGACGACGTTCGCGAACGCCGCGGCTCGCGCCGCTTCCGGCGCCGCGAGCGCCACCAAGCGGGTCTCCGACGCGGGCGGCGCCACGCGCCGGCACGCGCGCGTCTTCGCGACGATCCTCGTCGTGCCCGCGATCGTCGGCACCGTCGGGCTGCCGGCCTACGCGCTCGTTCCGGGCGGCGCGGGCTTCGCGACATCCGACAAATTCAGCCTCTCCCGTTCGCAGGCCCAAGACGTCGAGGTCTCGGGGCTCGCGAGCGCGGCCGCAGTCGCGAGCGACCAGTACGACGTCACCACGAAAGCCGACATCGACAAAGCGGCAGCCGAGGCCGCGGCCAACGAGCGGTCCGCGTGGGCCGCGAGCATCGCGAACAACCCCGGCGCGTACTACACGCCCGCGCAGCAGGCTGCCGGCGACGACTACCCCTGGTGGAACGAGACCCCCGACGACTACGGTGGGGGCCTCTCGCCGCTGCGGTACTACTACCGCGAGTGCGTCGACTTCGTCGCGTGGCGTATGAACCGCGACGCGGGCGTTACGAGCGCGCCGTGGCGCTGGGACTGGTCGAACCTCGCCTCGGGCAGCGCCTGGGCATGGGCCGACGAGTGGGTCTCGCGCGGCCGTCAGACGAGCAGCGAGCCCGTCGTGGGCGCGGTCGCCTGGTTCCCGTACAACCACGTCGCGTACGTGCAGTCGGTCAACGGCGACGGCACGGTCACGATCGAGGAGTACAACCAGCAGAGCGACCACTCGTACCACGTGCGCACGATCGACGCCGGGTCGGCGCTCTACCTGTACCCGCCCACCTGA
- a CDS encoding lactonase family protein codes for MSGWGLLGRWGREDEVPMPDASDEPFPEGYAERFWIGASTAGVLGSAAAGIRPFEIAYNGDHWIGDPVDVGENPMFLAHRGDGLVAIVHELADGELTLHRIDGETVTAVGEPVAIGADPCHVDFTADGRAALAANYSGGSLAVRTVRDGGFGDADVHTVVFAGRGPRDDRQLSPHAHQVVVDADRDRVLVVDLGADRVRVVHLDADGVPTHSDDDDEIVIHAGAGPRHLAISGEYAVVANELDRTLSVIDLELDEEIDVVPLGEGVEPRGFGASAIRITSGGIVLTGDRDLDGVQAHRLDPETGTLEHVGLVVTGGVHPRDLELTTDELHLLVADQGSDSIAIVSLDAEGAPVSVVATVSTPAPACIMRF; via the coding sequence GTGAGCGGCTGGGGCCTGCTCGGACGCTGGGGTCGCGAGGACGAGGTTCCGATGCCGGATGCCTCGGACGAGCCGTTCCCCGAAGGGTACGCCGAACGCTTCTGGATCGGAGCCTCGACCGCGGGCGTGCTCGGCTCGGCGGCAGCAGGCATCCGGCCGTTCGAGATCGCCTACAACGGCGACCATTGGATCGGCGACCCGGTCGACGTGGGCGAGAACCCCATGTTCCTCGCGCATCGCGGCGACGGACTCGTCGCGATCGTGCACGAACTCGCCGACGGCGAGCTGACGCTGCACCGCATCGACGGCGAGACCGTGACCGCGGTCGGCGAACCGGTCGCGATCGGCGCCGACCCGTGCCACGTCGACTTCACGGCCGACGGCCGGGCCGCCCTCGCGGCCAACTACTCGGGCGGCAGCCTCGCAGTGCGCACGGTCCGCGATGGCGGTTTCGGCGACGCCGATGTCCACACGGTCGTGTTCGCCGGCCGCGGCCCGCGCGACGACCGCCAGCTCTCCCCGCACGCCCACCAGGTCGTCGTCGACGCCGACCGCGACCGCGTGCTCGTCGTCGACCTCGGCGCCGACCGCGTGCGCGTCGTGCACCTCGACGCCGACGGCGTGCCGACGCACTCCGACGACGACGACGAGATCGTCATCCACGCCGGCGCGGGCCCTCGCCACCTCGCGATCTCGGGCGAGTACGCCGTCGTCGCGAACGAACTCGACCGCACGCTGAGCGTCATCGACCTCGAACTCGACGAAGAGATCGACGTCGTTCCGCTCGGCGAGGGCGTCGAACCGCGGGGGTTCGGCGCGTCGGCGATCCGCATCACGAGCGGCGGCATCGTGCTGACGGGCGACCGCGACCTCGACGGCGTGCAGGCGCACCGGCTCGATCCCGAGACGGGCACGCTCGAGCACGTCGGGCTCGTCGTCACGGGCGGGGTGCACCCACGCGACCTCGAGCTCACGACCGACGAGCTGCATCTGCTCGTCGCCGACCAGGGCTCCGACTCGATCGCGATCGTCTCGCTCGACGCCGAGGGTGCACCCGTGAGCGTCGTCGCGACCGTGTCGACGCCCGCGCCCGCGTGCATCATGCGGTTCTGA